In one window of Maribacter dokdonensis DSW-8 DNA:
- a CDS encoding VCBS repeat-containing protein, whose protein sequence is MNFNFLKLCLLGLFFLLIQSCGSKEDGNTLENNSEPTLFTLLRPEETGISFVNKVANSKEFNIFKYRNFYNGGGVAIGDINNDGLSDVFLTGNMEPNKLFLNKGDLKFEDISEKAGVKGNKPWSTGVVMADINNDGYLDIYVSNAGNMEGNNHDNDLYINNGDGTFTEKAHEYNLAETGFSTHASFFDYDKDGDLDAYILNNSNIPVSSLGYAEQREVRAQDWEGVPKIFRGVGDMLLRNDNGKFVDVSEDAGIYGSLIGFGLGVMVVDINNDLYPDIYVSNDFYERDYLYINNQDGTFSEEIQKWTNHLSLSAMGIDMADINNDGLTDIFITDMLPEPDQRVKSVMEFEGYNIFKLKQSKDFHQQYIQNTLQLNNGNGSFSEIAYYSGVEATDWSWSGLMFDMDNDGLKDIYVTNGINHDLTDLDFVDFFANEIIQKMALTGRKESIDSIINKMPVTPLPNYAYRNNGDITFSNYNKQWGFELPSRSNGSAYGDLDNDGDLDLVVNNVNMEAFVYRNNSETQSNNNHITLKFRGAEGNKFGIGTVARLYYTDNIIEQTLMPSRGFQSSVDYPMTIGLGTTETIDSVRIIWPNDTTIKLENVKANQTITFNQEEATDIYKVKNTKASTLLKSIENNTFLTHKENNYMDFDNEGLISKSLAEEGPGLAVGDVNGDGNDDIFIGGAKNQTGALYLHNGNGSLSKPITNFFVEEAQLEDTTASFFDADQDGDLDLMVGTGGNEIGNQGSYGIRLYINDGKGNFSLSTNKLPSINKNVAVISPSDFDGDGDVDVFVGSRSIVGTYGVNPDHLFLSNNGDGTFTDITERSAYDLKDAGMVTDASWVDMDGDGKDDLITVSDWGSPKIYKNSGRRLSKFTSSLDSLNGWWGAVEAYDLDNDGDQDLILGNMGSNIHYKPAPGKPMKMWVNDFDNDGTIEQITTQNYDNGDYPLHQKKELTTQILALKKKNIKASEYARKTIQELFSKDILDNTIQKQVNISESVIAINEGNGNFTIKILPPQVQFSCICGIQCLDVNKDGNLDLVMAGNNFEFKPQYSRLDANYGNVLLGDGKLNFKWQNYSDSGFFIRNEVKQLKTIKDKNGNEFIIAAINDDTPKLYRLNEE, encoded by the coding sequence ATGAACTTCAATTTTCTTAAGCTATGCTTGCTTGGCTTATTTTTTTTACTAATACAATCCTGCGGTTCAAAAGAAGACGGTAACACTCTTGAAAATAATAGTGAACCTACACTTTTTACACTTTTAAGACCTGAAGAAACGGGTATATCTTTTGTAAATAAAGTTGCGAACTCAAAAGAATTCAACATTTTCAAATATCGCAATTTTTATAACGGAGGCGGTGTTGCCATTGGAGACATTAATAATGATGGGCTATCCGATGTTTTTTTAACAGGTAATATGGAACCCAATAAACTCTTTTTAAATAAAGGAGATTTAAAATTTGAAGACATATCGGAAAAGGCAGGTGTAAAAGGAAACAAACCTTGGTCAACGGGTGTTGTTATGGCAGATATCAATAATGATGGTTACCTAGACATTTATGTTAGTAACGCTGGTAATATGGAGGGGAACAATCATGACAATGATCTTTATATCAATAACGGTGATGGCACTTTTACAGAAAAAGCCCATGAGTATAATTTAGCGGAAACAGGTTTTTCAACCCATGCTTCTTTCTTTGATTATGATAAAGATGGTGATTTAGATGCCTATATTCTAAACAACAGTAATATACCAGTAAGTAGCTTAGGGTATGCCGAACAAAGAGAAGTAAGAGCCCAAGATTGGGAAGGTGTTCCAAAAATTTTTAGAGGTGTTGGCGATATGCTTTTAAGAAATGACAACGGAAAATTTGTAGATGTCAGTGAAGACGCCGGTATTTATGGTAGTCTAATTGGTTTCGGATTAGGTGTAATGGTAGTGGATATCAATAATGACCTATACCCAGATATTTATGTTTCCAACGATTTTTACGAAAGGGATTATTTATACATTAACAACCAAGACGGGACCTTTAGTGAGGAGATTCAAAAATGGACCAATCACCTAAGTTTATCCGCCATGGGGATTGATATGGCAGATATTAACAATGATGGTCTTACCGATATCTTTATTACAGATATGCTACCTGAACCGGATCAACGTGTAAAATCGGTGATGGAATTTGAAGGTTATAATATTTTTAAGTTAAAACAGAGCAAAGACTTCCACCAGCAATATATTCAGAACACGCTGCAGCTTAATAACGGTAATGGCTCTTTTTCTGAAATTGCATACTATAGTGGTGTAGAAGCTACAGATTGGAGCTGGTCTGGACTCATGTTCGATATGGATAATGACGGACTAAAAGATATTTACGTTACTAACGGCATTAACCATGATTTGACAGACCTTGATTTCGTGGATTTCTTTGCCAATGAAATCATTCAAAAAATGGCATTGACCGGCAGAAAGGAGTCTATTGATTCTATTATAAACAAAATGCCGGTTACCCCATTACCAAATTACGCGTACAGAAATAATGGTGATATCACGTTCAGTAATTACAATAAACAATGGGGTTTTGAACTGCCAAGTAGATCAAACGGTTCTGCTTATGGTGACCTAGATAATGATGGCGATTTAGACTTGGTAGTCAACAACGTAAACATGGAAGCCTTTGTATACCGTAACAATTCTGAAACGCAGTCTAACAACAACCATATCACTTTAAAATTCAGAGGTGCAGAGGGCAATAAGTTTGGAATAGGCACCGTGGCCCGTTTATATTACACAGATAACATTATAGAGCAAACATTAATGCCTTCTAGAGGTTTTCAATCTTCTGTAGATTACCCTATGACCATTGGTTTGGGCACTACTGAAACTATAGATTCTGTCCGTATCATATGGCCAAATGACACTACAATAAAACTTGAAAACGTAAAGGCAAACCAGACCATTACCTTTAACCAAGAAGAGGCTACAGATATTTACAAAGTCAAAAACACCAAAGCCTCTACCCTGTTGAAATCTATAGAAAACAATACTTTCTTGACCCATAAAGAAAACAATTATATGGACTTTGATAATGAAGGATTAATATCAAAATCATTGGCAGAAGAAGGTCCTGGTTTAGCGGTTGGCGATGTAAACGGAGACGGCAATGATGATATTTTTATTGGTGGTGCAAAAAACCAAACTGGCGCACTATATCTTCATAATGGCAATGGTTCACTTTCTAAACCCATAACAAATTTCTTTGTTGAAGAAGCTCAATTAGAAGATACAACAGCGTCATTTTTTGATGCCGACCAAGATGGTGACCTTGACCTTATGGTTGGTACCGGTGGTAATGAAATAGGCAATCAAGGTTCTTATGGAATTAGACTTTACATAAATGACGGCAAAGGAAATTTCTCTTTAAGCACCAACAAACTTCCAAGCATCAATAAAAATGTTGCGGTAATTTCTCCCTCAGATTTTGATGGCGATGGCGATGTAGATGTCTTTGTAGGCTCAAGAAGTATTGTAGGAACTTATGGTGTAAACCCAGACCACTTATTCTTATCAAATAACGGTGATGGAACTTTTACCGATATTACTGAACGTTCCGCATACGACCTTAAAGATGCCGGTATGGTTACGGATGCCAGCTGGGTAGATATGGACGGTGATGGTAAGGATGACCTGATTACAGTATCCGATTGGGGAAGCCCAAAAATTTATAAAAACTCTGGCAGAAGGCTTAGTAAATTTACAAGTTCGTTAGATAGTTTAAATGGATGGTGGGGAGCTGTTGAGGCCTATGATTTAGACAATGATGGCGATCAAGATTTAATTCTTGGTAATATGGGCAGCAATATCCATTACAAACCAGCTCCTGGCAAGCCTATGAAAATGTGGGTGAACGATTTTGACAATGATGGTACCATTGAGCAAATTACCACCCAAAACTATGACAATGGCGATTACCCGTTACACCAGAAAAAAGAATTGACCACACAAATATTAGCGCTGAAGAAAAAGAATATTAAAGCTTCAGAATATGCAAGGAAGACTATTCAAGAACTATTTTCAAAAGATATTCTAGATAATACCATACAAAAGCAGGTAAACATATCAGAATCTGTTATTGCTATTAACGAAGGTAATGGTAATTTCACCATTAAAATTTTACCACCACAAGTACAGTTCTCATGTATTTGTGGCATTCAATGTTTAGATGTAAATAAAGATGGAAACCTAGACCTTGTCATGGCAGGTAATAATTTTGAATTTAAGCCTCAATACTCTAGACTAGATGCCAACTATGGAAATGTCCTACTTGGTGACGGTAAATTAAATTTTAAATGGCAAAATTATTCTGACAGTGGTTTCTTTATACGTAATGAAGTAAAACAATTAAAAACCATAAAGGATAAAAACGGAAACGAATTTATTATTGCCGCAATTAATGACGACACTCCAAAACTGTATAGATTAAATGAGGAATAA
- a CDS encoding solute:sodium symporter family transporter codes for MIGIFSFLGFTILVAVISYLATRTTDEQTSDGYFLGGRSLTAGVIAGSLLLTNLSTEQIVGLNGSAYTDGLSVMAWETLAAIAIVVTAIFLLPRYLKGGLTTIPQFLAKRFDVTTKTITSGLFLTGYVVVLLPVILYSGSVAISGMFDVPTLLGVSDSTALVICIWGIGLIGSVYAVFGGLKAVAVSDSINAVGLLIGGLLIPIFGLMAIGDGSVFGGLDILVSANPERFDSTGNPGQEVPFATIFTGMMLVQLFYWGTNQQIIQRALGAKNLAEGQKGLLLASFLKILGPLILVLPGMIAYHYFDGGLASSDLAYPELVRAVLPKPLVGFFAAVLFGAILSSFNSVLNSSVTLFGIDIYKQHINPEAPETTVVKYGKIFGICLALAAMFIAPLIANAGSLFNYLQEINGIYSIPIFTIIVVGYLTKRVPAIAAKVGILSGSALYIISQFWLKNKFVDAALADANAKGITDPMQLKLIEADAYPHFLHIMAILFVTNIVIMLIIGAIKPRKEPFVLEYTDQVSITPYKYVNQVGIAICCIVIGIYVFFAK; via the coding sequence ATGATAGGCATATTTTCTTTCTTAGGCTTCACCATATTGGTAGCCGTAATTTCATATTTAGCAACTAGAACAACAGATGAGCAAACCTCAGATGGTTATTTTCTAGGGGGTCGAAGTTTAACGGCAGGCGTAATAGCTGGTTCATTATTATTGACCAATCTTTCTACAGAGCAAATTGTAGGGCTAAACGGTAGTGCATATACAGATGGTTTATCTGTAATGGCATGGGAAACTTTAGCGGCGATCGCAATTGTAGTAACAGCCATTTTTCTGTTGCCAAGATATTTAAAAGGTGGGTTGACAACCATACCGCAATTCTTGGCCAAAAGGTTTGATGTTACAACAAAGACCATTACCTCTGGTCTGTTTTTAACGGGGTATGTCGTAGTGTTGTTGCCTGTAATACTGTATTCAGGGTCGGTGGCGATTAGCGGTATGTTTGATGTGCCCACCTTATTGGGGGTTTCTGATAGTACGGCATTGGTAATTTGTATATGGGGAATTGGATTAATTGGATCGGTATATGCGGTTTTTGGCGGATTGAAGGCTGTGGCTGTTTCAGATTCTATAAACGCAGTTGGTTTATTGATAGGTGGATTGTTGATTCCGATATTCGGATTAATGGCTATTGGGGATGGAAGTGTTTTCGGCGGACTTGATATATTGGTAAGTGCGAATCCTGAAAGATTTGATTCTACGGGAAATCCAGGTCAAGAAGTACCTTTTGCAACTATTTTTACAGGAATGATGTTGGTACAGTTGTTTTATTGGGGTACCAACCAACAAATTATACAAAGGGCATTAGGGGCAAAAAACTTGGCCGAAGGTCAAAAAGGATTATTGTTGGCTTCATTTTTAAAAATATTGGGACCATTAATTTTGGTTTTACCGGGCATGATCGCATATCATTATTTTGATGGTGGTTTAGCTTCAAGTGATTTGGCTTACCCGGAATTGGTAAGGGCGGTTTTACCTAAGCCATTAGTTGGCTTCTTTGCAGCTGTATTGTTCGGTGCAATTTTAAGTTCTTTTAATAGTGTACTTAATAGTTCTGTAACCCTATTTGGTATTGACATCTACAAACAACATATTAACCCAGAGGCACCAGAAACTACGGTGGTAAAATACGGTAAGATTTTCGGGATATGTTTGGCGTTAGCGGCTATGTTCATAGCTCCGCTTATAGCAAATGCAGGAAGCTTGTTCAATTATTTGCAAGAAATCAACGGTATTTATAGCATTCCTATTTTCACCATAATAGTTGTAGGGTATTTGACTAAAAGAGTTCCGGCTATTGCTGCCAAAGTAGGTATTCTGTCAGGTTCTGCATTATATATAATTAGTCAATTTTGGTTGAAGAATAAATTTGTAGATGCAGCATTGGCAGATGCTAATGCGAAAGGTATTACAGACCCTATGCAATTGAAATTGATTGAGGCTGATGCGTATCCTCATTTCTTACACATAATGGCGATATTGTTTGTAACCAATATTGTTATTATGTTAATTATTGGTGCTATTAAACCAAGAAAGGAACCTTTTGTTTTGGAGTATACGGATCAAGTATCCATTACACCGTATAAGTATGTGAATCAGGTAGGTATAGCTATTTGTTGTATTGTAATCGGCATCTACGTGTTCTTTGCAAAGTAA
- a CDS encoding RagB/SusD family nutrient uptake outer membrane protein translates to MKNNFKILTLSILSLVGVSSCTDLEIEETDSIISEGFQGLADPSSTVTNLYGSLAGQYAGQDNYFALQEVTSDEHLIPTRGGDWGDNGLWRVLHTHDWNGQHSFIVNVFQLWNGNQLQASQVLDSRSNPSTTNIGDASFIRAYSMWVILDNFGQVPYRDTELPSSSVPEVLTGQAALDFILADIDTAIANAPATPAGSGEANLRASKAAARYLKAKVLLNKHIYLGTAPEASDMAEVISLVDEITAEGYALQEGYFDLFLPDADTETIWALEANTINKIVMGLHYNSTSIQGGGWNGFSTLAEFYDLFEGDAESNELDANQNPVDGQEERRGGVPTIGTPFAGQPYASDNNGFVDGSNVGYGFLINQQYDLDGTPLQDRQGAPLTFKRDFKDGAGNVNFINNDETTGIRIQKYAARNGEASISHQIVFRYADAHLMKAEAMFRSGGDPTAMINELRTIRNTQELLGTVSEQDILDERGRELYQEAWRRNDLIRFGQFGRDWLFKAEGTINNDDYNVFPIPQAQLLANPNLVQNPGY, encoded by the coding sequence ATGAAAAATAATTTTAAAATCTTAACACTTTCTATTCTATCGTTGGTAGGGGTTTCTTCCTGTACCGATCTAGAAATAGAAGAAACAGATTCGATCATTTCAGAAGGATTTCAAGGCTTGGCCGATCCTTCTTCTACGGTTACGAATCTATATGGATCACTTGCCGGACAGTATGCTGGTCAAGACAACTATTTTGCACTACAAGAAGTAACTTCAGATGAGCATTTGATTCCTACGCGTGGAGGTGACTGGGGTGATAATGGGCTTTGGAGAGTTCTACATACACATGATTGGAACGGTCAGCACTCTTTTATTGTAAACGTTTTTCAATTATGGAATGGAAACCAATTACAAGCTTCTCAGGTTTTAGATTCAAGAAGTAACCCATCTACCACCAACATTGGAGACGCTAGCTTCATAAGAGCGTATAGCATGTGGGTTATATTGGACAACTTTGGTCAAGTTCCTTATAGAGATACCGAATTACCATCTTCTTCTGTACCTGAAGTACTTACGGGTCAAGCAGCATTGGATTTCATTCTTGCCGATATAGATACGGCTATTGCAAATGCCCCTGCTACACCTGCAGGTAGTGGCGAAGCTAACTTAAGAGCAAGTAAAGCCGCTGCAAGATATTTAAAAGCTAAAGTTCTTTTGAACAAGCATATTTATCTTGGCACAGCTCCAGAAGCTTCAGATATGGCAGAAGTAATCTCTTTAGTTGATGAAATTACAGCTGAAGGTTATGCACTGCAAGAAGGCTACTTTGACCTTTTCTTACCAGATGCAGACACTGAAACTATTTGGGCTTTAGAAGCAAATACCATTAACAAAATTGTTATGGGACTTCACTACAACAGTACAAGTATACAAGGTGGTGGCTGGAACGGTTTTAGTACACTTGCTGAGTTTTACGACCTATTTGAAGGTGATGCAGAATCAAATGAATTAGATGCAAATCAAAATCCTGTTGACGGACAAGAAGAACGTAGAGGTGGTGTACCAACTATAGGTACTCCTTTTGCAGGTCAACCATACGCATCTGATAACAACGGATTTGTGGATGGATCAAATGTTGGATATGGTTTTCTTATCAACCAACAATATGACCTAGACGGAACTCCATTACAAGATAGACAAGGAGCTCCCCTTACTTTCAAAAGAGACTTTAAAGATGGTGCGGGTAACGTAAACTTTATTAACAATGATGAAACTACAGGTATACGTATTCAGAAGTATGCTGCTAGAAATGGAGAAGCTTCTATTAGTCACCAAATCGTATTTAGATATGCTGATGCTCATTTGATGAAAGCGGAAGCTATGTTTAGAAGTGGTGGTGACCCTACGGCAATGATCAATGAATTAAGAACTATACGTAACACTCAAGAATTATTAGGTACTGTATCTGAGCAAGATATTTTAGATGAAAGAGGTAGAGAATTGTACCAAGAAGCTTGGAGACGTAATGACTTAATTCGCTTTGGTCAATTTGGTAGAGATTGGTTATTTAAAGCCGAAGGAACCATCAATAATGATGATTACAATGTGTTCCCAATACCACAAGCTCAATTGCTTGCAAACCCTAACTTAGTACAGAACCCAGGATACTAA
- a CDS encoding SusC/RagA family TonB-linked outer membrane protein, with protein sequence MKITFLKSLLVLGAFLCFGFLQAQEVSGTVSDASGPLPGASVLVKGTTNGTQTDFDGNYTLTAEEGAVLIVSYIGYKTQEVAVNGRTSINFTLEEDAEALEEVVIIGYGTTTVKDATGSVTAVTAEDFNGGNIASPEQLIQGKTAGVNIQETSGEPGAGIQINIRGSNSVRANNNPLFVVDGVPLGGGDTSPQGETGFGQSAVKNPLNFINPNDIESISILKDASATAIYGSRGANGVVIITTKSGKGSSQGVWDFSSSLSISKAANTFDLLDASEFLSGVTSVGGDASAVNFGANTDWQQVVLRSTASQNQNLSYSKNYGSGNVRATFGYGKQFGIVENSDLERITGRLNLNQRFLEDKLVLGLQMSIARINDSQAPISAQAGAAGDVLGGAYAANPTWPASSSFNAGGLNVNPQNALDNTQNITNTNRYLLNGSVQYNFTPEISAKLNAGLDISEASNTSVISKDINNINGVTDIGRGNYGVLERNNKTLEATVNYNKEFENSSLEALVGFGYQDFQTFGFNSGGRGYSTSDLNAMGRDLRSAVNDLQNAVTGSYQQAYYAPNTNGVLINRLLPTVVAQEELGRSLNSAVTSVFTNSFDNTDELQSFFARLNYTLNDKYLFTATMRADGSSRFGPENQYGYFPSGAFAWKMNEEDFVGENVSTLKLRLSAGITGNQDGLGYGNFVARQRFSDLTVQQNLEINANGTAIVATDRPDLKWESSFNLNAGLDFGFNNDRLSGSIDIYRTETTDVLLQTPPAAPAVDPFQFQNVDASIINQGIEFALAYDFVRTDDATFSADFNIAYNDNEVQNFDGLIDTGEINGPGLTGAFAQRFASGQSLYSYFLPIFTGFDSAGTPTYQDIDGNGVGDPFQDKTFVGEDALPDITTGLSLNLKVKDFDASVFFQGQFGFSVYNNTENAYFTAGALSNSRNVTQNVLTSGEDPGASADASTRFLEKGDFVRFQNASIGYNVPLSGEGALNSLRFSITGQNLFLITDYSGLDPEVTANTGDLGSGVPSRGIDYGSYPRPRTFTFGINASF encoded by the coding sequence ATGAAGATTACATTCCTAAAAAGTCTGTTGGTTCTTGGAGCATTTTTATGCTTCGGATTCTTGCAGGCACAAGAAGTATCTGGAACTGTTTCAGATGCAAGTGGACCTTTACCAGGAGCTAGTGTTCTTGTAAAGGGGACTACGAACGGTACGCAAACCGATTTTGACGGTAATTACACTTTGACCGCTGAAGAAGGTGCAGTACTTATTGTAAGTTACATTGGCTACAAGACTCAAGAAGTAGCGGTAAACGGTAGAACTTCAATCAATTTTACTTTAGAAGAAGATGCTGAAGCATTGGAAGAGGTTGTAATTATTGGTTATGGTACAACTACCGTAAAAGATGCAACCGGATCCGTAACAGCGGTTACTGCGGAAGATTTTAACGGTGGTAACATTGCTTCGCCAGAACAACTGATACAAGGTAAAACTGCAGGTGTCAACATTCAAGAAACAAGTGGTGAGCCTGGAGCCGGTATTCAAATTAACATTAGAGGTTCTAACTCTGTACGTGCCAATAACAATCCATTATTCGTGGTAGATGGTGTTCCACTGGGTGGAGGAGATACATCTCCACAAGGTGAGACCGGTTTTGGTCAAAGTGCCGTTAAAAACCCGTTGAACTTTATTAACCCAAATGACATTGAGAGCATCAGTATTTTAAAAGATGCATCGGCAACGGCAATCTACGGTTCGCGTGGTGCTAACGGTGTTGTTATTATTACTACTAAGAGTGGTAAAGGAAGTAGCCAAGGCGTGTGGGACTTCTCTAGCTCTTTAAGCATATCTAAGGCTGCCAATACTTTTGACCTTTTAGATGCATCTGAATTTTTATCTGGTGTAACTTCTGTAGGTGGTGATGCGAGTGCGGTAAATTTTGGAGCTAATACAGATTGGCAACAAGTGGTATTGAGATCAACTGCTTCTCAAAACCAAAACCTTTCTTATTCTAAAAACTACGGTAGTGGTAATGTAAGGGCTACTTTTGGATACGGCAAACAATTTGGTATCGTTGAAAATTCCGATTTAGAAAGAATTACAGGTAGATTAAATCTTAACCAAAGATTTTTAGAAGATAAATTAGTTTTAGGACTACAAATGTCTATTGCACGTATTAATGATTCTCAAGCACCAATTAGTGCACAAGCAGGTGCTGCAGGTGATGTCTTAGGTGGCGCTTATGCCGCTAACCCAACGTGGCCAGCTAGCTCAAGCTTTAATGCAGGTGGTTTAAATGTTAACCCGCAAAATGCACTTGACAATACTCAGAACATTACCAATACAAACAGATACCTTTTAAACGGTTCTGTTCAATACAATTTTACCCCTGAAATTTCTGCCAAATTAAATGCAGGTTTGGACATTTCTGAAGCTTCTAACACATCTGTTATCTCAAAAGACATTAACAACATTAATGGTGTTACGGATATAGGACGTGGAAACTATGGTGTTTTAGAAAGAAACAATAAAACTTTAGAGGCAACTGTGAACTACAACAAAGAATTTGAAAATTCTAGTTTAGAGGCATTAGTTGGTTTTGGTTACCAAGATTTCCAAACTTTTGGTTTCAATTCTGGCGGTAGAGGTTATTCTACTAGTGACTTAAATGCTATGGGAAGAGATTTAAGAAGTGCGGTTAACGACTTACAGAATGCAGTAACCGGATCTTATCAGCAAGCGTATTATGCACCCAACACTAATGGAGTTTTAATCAATAGATTATTACCAACGGTTGTAGCTCAAGAAGAATTAGGAAGAAGCCTTAACAGCGCTGTTACTTCTGTCTTTACAAATTCTTTTGACAATACCGATGAGCTACAGTCTTTCTTTGCAAGATTGAATTATACGTTGAATGATAAATATTTATTTACAGCAACAATGAGAGCTGATGGCTCTTCCAGATTTGGTCCTGAAAATCAATACGGATATTTCCCTTCCGGTGCATTTGCATGGAAAATGAACGAGGAAGATTTTGTTGGCGAAAACGTATCTACACTTAAATTACGTTTAAGTGCAGGTATCACTGGTAACCAAGATGGTTTAGGTTACGGTAACTTCGTAGCAAGACAACGTTTCTCAGATTTAACAGTTCAACAAAATCTTGAAATTAACGCAAATGGTACAGCAATTGTTGCTACAGATAGACCAGACTTAAAATGGGAATCTTCTTTTAACTTAAATGCTGGTTTGGATTTTGGGTTCAACAATGATCGTTTAAGTGGTAGTATTGATATCTATAGAACTGAAACTACAGATGTTCTATTACAGACTCCACCAGCCGCACCTGCAGTTGACCCGTTCCAGTTCCAGAATGTTGATGCCAGTATCATTAACCAAGGTATTGAATTTGCATTGGCTTACGATTTTGTAAGAACTGATGACGCTACTTTTTCCGCAGATTTTAATATTGCCTATAACGACAATGAGGTTCAAAATTTTGATGGACTTATTGACACGGGTGAAATTAACGGTCCTGGTTTAACAGGTGCATTTGCACAGCGTTTTGCTTCAGGACAATCATTGTATTCCTACTTTTTACCAATCTTCACTGGTTTTGATAGTGCAGGTACTCCAACATACCAAGACATAGATGGTAATGGTGTTGGTGATCCTTTCCAAGACAAGACCTTTGTTGGTGAAGATGCTTTACCAGATATCACTACAGGTTTAAGCTTAAACTTAAAAGTTAAGGATTTTGATGCTTCTGTATTCTTCCAAGGTCAGTTTGGATTCTCAGTATACAATAACACTGAAAACGCATACTTTACAGCCGGTGCACTTTCTAACTCTAGAAACGTAACCCAAAATGTATTGACTAGTGGTGAAGACCCAGGAGCTTCTGCAGATGCTTCTACACGTTTCTTGGAAAAAGGTGATTTTGTACGTTTCCAAAATGCTAGCATAGGTTATAACGTACCATTATCTGGCGAAGGAGCATTAAATTCTTTACGTTTTTCAATTACCGGGCAAAACCTTTTCTTGATCACTGATTATAGTGGTTTAGACCCAGAGGTTACAGCTAATACTGGTGATTTAGGTTCTGGTGTACCATCAAGAGGAATTGATTATGGTTCTTATCCAAGACCAAGAACATTCACTTTTGGTATTAATGCATCATTTTAA
- a CDS encoding LacI family DNA-binding transcriptional regulator, translating into MKPKITLKDIARELDVSISTVSKALKNSKEISKETKDKIKAFAKFYNYRPNNIALSLKNKRTKNIGVVIPDIVHHFFTTVFRGIEKYANAMGYNVIVCISDESYDKEVINMEMLANGSIDGFILSLSAETQKKNDFTHLKELLDQGIPIVLFDRITTEIDCDKVILNDFEAAGDSVTHFVKAGAVKIALITTEKYFNVSESRKEGYLAALKLNNIALDDRLILTLPHDRDNTNLITEFFQNNDVDAVLCVNEIFAIQCMSVIQHLGYTVPDDISIIGFTDGILSRYSSPQLSTVAQHGEKMGELAAKLLIQRMESVELVEEPFKTEVINATLVKRGSTIN; encoded by the coding sequence TTGAAACCAAAAATTACTTTAAAAGACATTGCAAGAGAATTAGACGTATCAATTTCTACCGTTTCCAAAGCGTTAAAGAATAGCAAAGAAATCAGTAAGGAAACAAAGGACAAAATAAAGGCTTTTGCAAAATTCTACAATTATAGACCAAATAATATAGCTCTAAGTTTAAAAAATAAAAGAACAAAAAATATTGGTGTTGTTATTCCGGATATAGTACATCATTTTTTTACTACGGTTTTTAGGGGTATTGAGAAATATGCGAATGCTATGGGGTATAATGTCATAGTATGCATTTCCGATGAGTCTTATGATAAAGAGGTCATAAACATGGAAATGTTGGCAAATGGAAGTATTGATGGTTTTATTCTTTCATTAAGCGCTGAAACACAAAAAAAGAACGATTTTACCCATTTAAAAGAATTGCTTGATCAAGGGATCCCAATAGTACTTTTTGATCGTATAACTACTGAAATAGATTGTGATAAAGTTATTTTAAACGATTTTGAAGCTGCCGGTGATTCCGTAACACATTTTGTTAAGGCTGGTGCAGTAAAAATAGCTTTAATAACCACAGAAAAGTATTTTAACGTAAGTGAAAGTAGAAAGGAAGGTTATTTAGCAGCTTTGAAATTAAATAATATAGCATTAGATGATCGTTTAATTTTAACACTACCCCATGATCGGGATAATACAAATTTAATAACCGAATTTTTTCAGAATAATGACGTTGATGCAGTATTATGTGTTAATGAGATATTCGCCATTCAATGCATGAGTGTAATTCAGCATTTAGGATACACCGTTCCAGATGATATTTCGATAATCGGTTTTACCGACGGTATACTCTCTAGGTATTCATCGCCCCAATTAAGTACTGTGGCGCAGCATGGTGAGAAAATGGGAGAACTAGCGGCCAAACTATTGATCCAAAGAATGGAATCTGTAGAATTAGTAGAGGAGCCGTTTAAGACAGAAGTTATTAATGCAACTTTGGTAAAACGGGGTTCAACAATTAATTAA